The genomic DNA TCATAGTTCTATTTCTTCATTTGATGATGTAAGAATGATCTCCAATAAAAGCTGTGTTTAAAGGGACTTCATTGCAAAGGCTGTTTACGTAAATGTGCGCGGGGCGGAGAAGAATAAATAATTCATTCGTTGTCACGCAACCTTTTCACCCCAAGCGCGGACGGcacatattattattttgctcccttttgtgataaaagcatgaaacttcGTAATAAATCTCTGGAAGGCAAAATTAATTGACAACGCAGTAATTCAGCACCAAAGCTCACCACTTCACAAAAGGtcaacaaaaaataagaaaccGAGATTTCAAAATAGATAAGGCGGCTATGTAAAGATGTGCAAATATTCGACTGATTACTCTCTGTAGTCAGTACCGCTCTGATCAAGTGAAAGACAGTTTGAAAGGAAACAACGCGGCGAACTAGCCATCAAAGCTTACTGAAAAACACATACAAACAATTTTCGTCTGGACTGAATATCGATCGTTGATCGATTGTTATTTGAGAGTTTTATAATGTCCGTGAATCTGTTGCGTGATAGTTGCTCGACGATTTAAACTGCTTCATGCATATGCAGCTGCATGTTATATCAAGGTCGTGATGCAGTTTCGCTTAATATGTGTTCTCATTGAAACATTCTATAAAAAAAACCCAATGCTCTAAGattattttattgtgtttaGTTTTTGGGGCAGTAGAAGTATAATTTCGCTAGTGTAGCGATCGCGATCAAGCATGTTCGTGTTATCTGATACAAGAAATTCGGAGAAACAAAGCAATAACGCGGATTTCTTCTAGCCGCTTAAACAAGCGCATCTTTTTTCGTTCCTGAAGATTTCTTTTCCAACTTTCCATTGATTGATAGTCAGTTGATCACACTTGTTCACTTTCCATCGCTAAAATTGCAGTCGCTTTGTGGCCGTAATTTACATACCAACTTGTAACACAATGCAAAGGTGCCAAACTTgaataacaaagaacaaacgcGTTGAAAAAAAACTAGTTCGCaaacgcgttttttttttttttcaaacgcgTTGGCTCTTCGTTCCCAACGCGTTGTCAACACGTTAGatggttcgcttatctttgagcggtactgtagttACTGCACTCTCCTTGATAACTGGCTTATGTGGCATGTAGAACACTCGTTCACCCGTCGGCCTCTCAGGAACTTCTTCTACTATGCCCACCCGCAGTTGTTGTTCGATGATGTCAGCATATTCTTCTCTCAAGTTCTCATTCTTTGACAATCTCCTCTCAACATTCTGCAAACGCTTCCTGCTCAACACCTCGTTTGTGCTCGATAACTCAGAACATGGAATCCAGGGGAAACTGACCTCATACCTCCCATCGTCTCTTCTCGCAATGTTCTCTTTAAAGTCATGCAGTACATCAAACTGGTCATTCTCCCCCCGATCTTCAACTCCAAGCACATCCAAACTGTACAGTTTCTCATAATCATTGACTTCTCTCAGATACATACACACACCATCACTTGTATACTCATCTCCACCATGAACAACCCAACCAAAGGTGGTCTCTTCTACTAAGGGCTCTCCAGGGTTTCCTTTGAACACTTTCTCTGTCCTGATTCTGCTGTACATACTGTCTCCAAGAATAAGATGTATCTGATACTCTCCTCCAGATGTCATGTAGAACCTCTTGTCTTGTGTGTGTGAGTACTTGAGTTTCAGCTGGTTCATGTCTGGCCTTCTCACAGTGGTAAAGTCTGCTAGCCTGGAACCAGTCAGTTCAATTTCTTCACATGCTTTCCCGTCTAGAGAGACAATACTGGTATCAAATATTGGCATGGACTGGACTTTACTTCCATTCACTGTCAGGATCTCACGGGACTCGTGGCGCACTGGCTTTAGCTTTAACTTCTTCACCGCCTCTCGCGATACGAAGTTGCAACCTGATCCTGTGTCCAGGTAAGCCCAGAGAATCTCAACTTCAACACAAACAGGAATTATAGCAGGTAGTACTTTCTCCTCTGCATAAGTAGTGTAGCCTGTCAATGACACTTCAGTTGGACTGCTGGTTTGTGACACTTCATTCTGCATGCTGCTCGCTCTCTCTCGCTTGTCACATATGCTCGTATGATACTTGTACTTGCACTTCAGGCACCCTCGCCTACGGCACTGCTCTGCTCTGTGCCCCGAACGTCCACAGTTAAAACACAAGCTATGATCCATGAAGAACTTCCTCCTATCCACTAACTCTGTTACTACGGTACAGCTATCACTCCAATGGTCTTGCTTTCTACAGAAAAGACAATATGGTGTTGGTTTTTCTCCCTTCAGCGTGAACAATTGCTTCTCAGACTTCTTGTGCTGTTCAGTGCTGGTCTCTGTGCTGTTTCTTCTAAGCCACTTTTGCAGGGCATCAATCAGATCTTCCATGGACCAGTCCTCCCAATTCTCATCCACTCTTACCAGGTCAGGTTTGACTTGGGGCAATTTGTTAAGCGTAGTCATAAATAACCCGTGAAGCTTTTCACCTTCTTCGAGTGTTTGGAGTGCATCGAAGTTCTTCCTGAGCTTCTCGTAGAACTCTTGTACCTTGCTGTAATTTGACCCCCTCACTGGAGTTATATTGATGATTTCATCCATGTGTGCGTTCACCACTACTTTGGTTTGCCGTACTCCTTCTTAAGCCGCTCCCACGTGGTCTTATATCCACCCGTTCCAGGTTTGAGATTTGCTATTCTGTCTCTCACTTTCGGCCCGACAGACTCGAGGAGGTAGCCAAACTTCTCTTCATCAGAAATTGGTCTGTAGTTAATTTGCGTAAGGAACATGTTTTCAAACCTTACCCAATCCGCGGCGGTGCCTTTGAACGGACTTATCTTCAATTGGGGAAGTTTCGCTAGGCTTGCTTTGGCGGTTCTTTCTAATTCGATTTTCTTCTCGGCCATCTTCAACTCGGCTTTAAACTTTTCTTCCCACATTTCCCGCTCTTTGTCACGCAACTCTTCTTGACGGCGTAAAGCTCTCACACTCTGTTCATGGGCTTTCTTTCGGTCGATTTTGTCTTGGATTTCCTTTCGTCTCTGACTGATGGCGTTTTCGATCTTTCCCATTTGCAGTGTCCACGGAGCAAATCTTTCTTTCGTATCCTTTTTCCACTGACGAATAGCTCTCGCGGTTTCAATCCCTCGCTCGATTTTGAGTTCTTGCACGTGGACGATGAGATTACATAGCTTGTCGTGTATTGCTGTCGTTCGGTTATGGGTGACTTCAATCTCTACAAAATCCCCTTCTTCGATTATCTCGTCCGACTCTTCCAGGTAATATTTCAGTTTCTCAATTTCTTTCTCGACTTTGGCGAGTAAAGCTTTCTCCGTGTCTTCCGAATTCGCCGCTTGCATTGTTTACAATCTCTCCACTCGCGATCGACGGCGTAGTTTCTTGTTTATCTCTCGGTTCCACTAGTTTTTCGATGCTTCCACAGTGTATCCTGGTCCCGGCACCAAAAGTGTACCAAACACCCTATCGGTAAACTGTAAACTCACTCGGTTGCATTGTGTTTTACTCAGCTTTTAATTGGTAAATTCGCAAAAACTGGCTCGCCGTTCAACTCACAATTCACCGTACAATTTCTCACTCACATGTCATTGCCTAAGGAAACTAAAGCGCACGCGATCAATGTCACATAACAACAACGACTATGGGGGGAGGGCTAAGTCTATTACTCTTGCACACTCCGTACATATGCATTGtaatataattagttttctaGTGGGCTGAAATCTTGACCAATGCACCGGTATATGTGATGTctctgttacgagttcgaatgttttgaggaaaggtagcttgcaaactaaactgaacgcagggttgtcggaacaacaacaagaagatttattccaaaaatgaacgtagtttccacgaagtaaaactctgaacaacacgtattcgacaaacttacacggcctccgccaacttgaataaacactgcttctgtcacacttgactaaacacggccaacgccaactctcttcgcttgtgaaaaactagttagaaaacaCTTCGCtaggactcgtctacttatatactctgacaataaacttctagaactttctaaaatagtaatcaatctaattatggaaagattacaaaacacaccgatttagaaatgCTTACAcacaaacctaaaaataaacaaactacgaactcttgCGAAGCTTCTAGACGGTAACgctgtcacgcaatgctatttttcgtaacagtcACATATGCTACAAGTATATTATCCTTTAGAGCCCTCCAACTGGTTCAGTCACATGGTCGGACTTATTCAGCGGCAGAATTACTGTGAGGCAACTCGTATGGTTTATATTCTGCTGTTCAGTGTTCGTCACGAAGTAGTCATGTCAGTGACTGAATCAGTCGCAAATGGTAACTGATTCAGTCTGGGTTCCTTACGTTTACTCGTTCTGATCTGAGAAATTAAACTGAGATCTCCAGTTGTGGGTTTGTCACCTTTGTTGCAACTTGTAAGGTTTATTACTGAATCCGTACGTTACATTAGTGACTACGTACGAATTCAGTGAATAGCAGAATGTAATTCCTACAATTTGCCTTACAGTCACTCTTGCTGTTTTGAACTGAAGAAGTCCTGCCATGTCACTGATCAGTTGGAAGGTTCTTAGGGCTAAAGATAATTAGCTCATATTAATGAAATCAATTGTTAAATCGTATATATGCATTGGTAAAGGTTTTAGCCATTTTATGtagtaatatttcaaaaacgagtgcgagtgtttcatcagggtttaaacacgagaaaactgatgaaagcacgATGTTgcaggccgagtgcttttatcgttttcgagtgtttgaaaccccgatgaaacacgaagcacgagtttttgaagtCACTTctccaacaaaagaaaattagtttaaaTTATCATTTTAATAAGTTTTCTCAGTTCAACTATTATATTTGAGATGTGAAATGTGCATGATGTGCATGATCCTATCACCTAATTGCTGTGCTGTGACAATTTTTGAATATCCATCAACTGATGTCACGTTACCTAGCTGTTTGTCAGTTCTGAGCAAACATGTTGCTTCGCAAAGCAAATGACAGAGTGCAGATTTAGACCTCCTAAAACTAGCGAAGAGGAAAAGTGTGTGGCCAGCGCTATTCCGAGGTAACGTGTGCATCCAGTCTGATAAAATTTCTAACGTCAGTGCCATTTTAGGTCGGAAGTGTACAGCAAGGTTGAAACTGAACCATAACACGAGGTGGCCACCATTGAGCGataatttaaatttagaaaaagaaTGGGCTTTTCTGTTTTGGGTAGTTTACTAACTGTACTGTTACATTAAGTGTCAGCAGTAAATAATTtaggtttaaagtttgtttcgtAAAATGTGAtttaataaagttgtttatcgCCATGTGTTTTTGTTACCTCATCAATATgcagattaagaaaatttgcatccgtgttttcaactcgtttttcattgggtttctaaacccatccacctgaccagaataTGTTGGTCTGGTTGGGTAAGAGCTGTATGAATAATTAATGCATTTGAGAATGGAATATAACAAACTTTTAATTTTCCCTAACAGTCAGTATCAGTTAAAGTGTACGAGCAGTAGGAAATAAATTACAATGCATATGTGTGAAGCTTGTAAACTGTGTACGGattcaataataatcaattaattaattaaagaaaatctCGGTTGGCAAGGTCTCATTCAACAACGCTTAAATGCAACATAGCTGACCGCGAAGTGACAACTGgagatctttttaatttttctgagCTCGAGTTTCAATTAGAAGACCTAACTAAATCAGTTTCCATTTTCGACTGAATCAGTCAGTGACATGATCACTCAGTGACGGATAACAGCAGAGGAAAATCTCTACGATTTGCCTCACAGTAACTTTTGCTGCTCTCAACTGAATAAGTCCAGCCGGGTGGCTGAATCAGTTGGAAGGCTCTCTGGGTATAAATTGGCGTCTCAGTTACCGTAACTAACTGTATGAAATCAGTCAACTGATTCACTTTAGTAGGGAACGAGAGCGACaaggtgaaaaagaaatttctgttaataAGGTTTTATAGAACAATGGCCTCAGCAAATCGGACAAGCTGGCAATGGACACCTTTTCGCTTTTCGATGTTTCTCTACTCTCGAGTTAGAGGATCCAACTGAATCAGCCGGTTACCATTAATTTACAACTGAATCAGTTATTGACATGAATAGCACCGGATAATAGTGGAAGACTATCCCTACGATTTTCCTCGCACTCGCAGTAACTTTTGCTGTTCTCCGGGTTAACAGAATAAGTCGGGTTGTGTGACTGAATCAGATGAAAGGCTCTCTGGGCAATCAAGCTTTTTGCGTACAAAATCAGTCAACTGAACAAGTCCACGAGACTTGACACAGTTATCAGTGAGACAACTTTATGGTATATGGACCTATATGCAAAGAGATATATGTGCATCATGGCTCATATGATTTTGGAACTAAGGCAGACAACATCAGTGAATAAGCAATGGCGAAAAATCCGTCACGCCAATTTAAATGACACCAACACCACCGCAAATTTCACGGGCATGTGTCTACAATGTAATTCAATTCGTGATCGCAATAATTGAATTTACCAGAGAATGATTCGAAGCTTTCTTTCtccttgttcttttatttttcctttctagtTCCCCACTAAAGCAAGGCTTCCAAggcaaataattatttacagaatgtaaaaaaaattgatttcgacTGGGCAACAGCTATGGATTGAATTGCCGATATATGATCTCTAATTAGATTTATTTGAGCGCTAAGACACAGCAAGAAAAGCAGTCGATGTTTCTCATTACAAAGGTTCTAAGGGGCGTGCAATTCATCGCAAGATCTCGTACATTAAGggcttaataagtgtttgttTGATTGGGATCAAATCCAAATCTGCCTGCAAGTGCCAACATTCATACACAACGGGCGAAGTAAGTACATGGAATTGCTGTTTTTCCTTCAATTATCTGTGCACGTGTGTAAAAATTATAAGTAATGCGgatttctcaaaaaatagcatGCCTTGACTGCGTTTTGGCTGGTAAGGAACAAGTCCGTATTGCAAGTCATTTTTGCTGccataaattaaacagtgatTTAGCAGTCGGTATGAAAATTGTCTGCTTGAAGGTCATGAACAGTTTCAATATTGACGGTGAGtcaaagattgctttatgttcataaagaaattaaagaataaataatgtgtaaaaaaattggcacgaacacagggttctccctagttttcagcatAACTGGTAAGGGaccttttcaaaccggtaaagcatttggttagtgttggacgttctgcaacggataagcgacttctgagcgtttgcaggcggtaataagtgctcttacaagcggtaaatTTGGAGAACCCTGGAACATGGttgcttttcattggctcgGGCGA from Montipora capricornis isolate CH-2021 chromosome 2, ASM3666992v2, whole genome shotgun sequence includes the following:
- the LOC138037389 gene encoding uncharacterized protein — its product is MDEIINITPVRGSNYSKVQEFYEKLRKNFDALQTLEEGEKLHGLFMTTLNKLPQVKPDLVRVDENWEDWSMEDLIDALQKWLRRNSTETSTEQHKKSEKQLFTLKGEKPTPYCLFCRKQDHWSDSCTVVTELVDRRKFFMDHSLCFNCGRSGHRAEQCRRRGCLKCKYKYHTSICDKRERASSMQNEVSQTSSPTEVSLTGYTTYAEEKVLPAIIPVCVEVEILWAYLDTGSGCNFVSREAVKKLKLKPVRHESREILTVNGSKVQSMPIFDTSIVSLDGKACEEIELTGSRLADFTTVRRPDMNQLKLKYSHTQDKRFYMTSGGEYQIHLILGDSMYSRIRTEKVFKGNPGEPLVEETTFGWVVHGGDEYTSDGVCMYLREVNDYEKLYSLDVLGVEDRGENDQFDVLHDFKENIARRDDGRYEVSFPWIPCSELSSTNEVLSRKRLQNVERRLSKNENLREEYADIIEQQLRVGIVEEVPERPTGERVFYMPHKPVIKESAVTTVPLKDKRTI